The region TTTATGAAAAGATACTGCGATTTCATAAGGACAATTTCTATCTTTTTCTCCATGAATTAAAAGCATTTTAATAGGACTCTTTTTTAATAAATGGTTTGGTGAAATTTCTTTGGCTATTTCTTTATTTTCGTACTGTTCAGTAATCCATCTATTTTCTCTAGTTGTTAAATCATAAACTCCTGCATTTACTATGATAACATTAGGCACTGCATTTACTCGCAGATTATCTGTACTCTCATTCCAATTCTCAATAAGTGTTATTGCTAAAGATAAATGACCTCCAGCTGAATCTCCTGTGGCAATAATTTTATTAGAATCTATATTATATTTTTCCGCATTTTCTCTTATCCAGCGAATTGCAGATTTAGCATCTTTAACAGACTCAAAGGGGTAAGTATTATGCCTTCCTTTTATTCGATATTCAACAACAGCAACTACCCAGCCTTGTTTGGCGTATGATTCTGCTGTACTAAAAAACCAGTCAGGTTTCCCTTCAGACCAACTACCTCCATGAAATTTTACTATTGTAGGTCGCTTTCCTTTGAATTCCTCAGAATTTGGTATAAACAAATGCATATCTAATTTAAAACCATCTACTTCTTTATAGGTTTCTATAAGGTGATTATCTCTTCCCATTTTATGAGAATTATAAACTTTGCTAATACTTTTTTTATATTCAATTGTTTTACAAGAGGCAATAAAACTAGAATAAATTTTGTCTATATTTTTTATTCCAAAATTGTTAATATGGTAGTCTAGATATTTGTGTTTCCAAAAATCACTGATTTTACTATTGGTGAATATTTTGTCTATAACACTCCAGTCTGCTCGTAATTGCTGATTGTCTGATTTGCTAAAAACACCGCTTCCTAATTTTTTATCAGATTCAATTTGAATGTGTGAAGTTATATATTCTTTTAACTCTCTAGTTGAAAAAAAACTTGTGTCGTTAAAGATTTTTAAGTTCTGGTTCAGTTTAGATTGATTTGTTTTAGATAGGGAAATTTTTTCACCTGTATATCTTTTGTGAAGTTCAGGGTATTCTAAAATAAACTTGTCGAATACCAATTTAATTAATACAGTTTCCTCATTAAAGGTTTTCTTGTCCAATTTACTTTTATTATTGTCAAGATATTGAGTAAAGATGGACTGTAATGAATCTATCTTTTGTGTAAAATCATTTTGGTTTAGAATATATAATGGGTACTTATTTCCTTTAATAAAATTCGATATTGGTTTCGCAAATTCTAATTGTTCTTGCAAGTAGAGTTCTTTATTCTTTTCATAATCTGCATTTTCACAACTTTGTGTAAGTATTATTAAGGACAATATAAAGAATAGTTTTACTCTCATGTTTTTGTTTTTGGTAGTTTGTTAATCGCGAAATACATCATTTGTAATCAGCCATTTTCCATTTTTAAAATGCCATTCTGTAATACCTATTTGATTACTAACTTTTCCTTTGTATCTATAAGTGTTCTTGTATTTTTCTACAGCTATGGTGTCACTAACATTTATGGATATAGAATTATATTCAATTAATTCATAATCATTATTCACAATGTCATTCATCATTTGGCGAATTTGAATCTTTCCACATACTGAATTTAAAATACAAGCATTATCATTATATATTGTGAGTACTGAATCAACTTGTTTGTTGTTCATCCATTTTTTTATGTTTGATTGATTATTATGTATGATTTCAGTTACTTCTTTGGTTGATTGTTTATTAGAGTTAATGACAAGTTTGAAAATAAGAATAGAAACAATAGAAGTCGTTAAAAGTATAAGGATAGTTCTAACTACATTTTTTCTCGAATTATTTGAGTTTTCTGATTTTATTGAAGAACTAAAACCATCAAAATCCAGAACCTTAAAAATTAACTTAAGCGTATAACTTCTTGGTGTAACTTCTGTAGACTCTATTCTTTGAATAGTTCTTAAGCTTATATTGCACTTTTCAGCCAGTTCAGTTTGCGTTAATCCTTTATCAAGTCTTAACTCTAATATTTTTTTTCCTAATTGGGGTTGTTTCATTTCTTTGAAATTCGATGCAAGATTAAATCAATCTTTAATTTCTATCAAATTTAAGCAATGTATTTGATACGTCATTCATATGACATATAGCTTGGAAAGAGAGATGTAATGTGACTTTTGGAACTGGGATTAAATTACGTACAACAATTGTATATGAGCATTGTTGATATATCGCACATATGTTCTACGTTTTAAAACTAGTCTTTTCTAGTAAACTATCCAAAGTACTTTTTATGTTTTTTTTATTTATATGAATGGTTTTGGTATAGATTTCTGTTGTTTTTGGAGAGCTATGTCCTAACATATTTTGTAAATATCTTAAGTTTATATTGTCTTCAATGCAATGCGTGGCAAAAGAATGGCGAAGTGTATGCACGGTTGCCCAAGGATTGGAATCAGTTTCTTTTACGGCCTTTCTAGAGGTAGCCCGAACGCTAGTAGTGCTATACTTTCCTCCGGTCTGACCCTCAAAAAGCCACTAAGAGGGTTTTTCATTTTTATAATAGCTTCTCAATAGTTGTAAAAGATGATCAGATAAAATAGTCTTTCGATCTTTTTTGCCTTTACTATCTTTTATAAACAAGTTTTATTTTTTAAAAATCACTTCGTGAAAAGGTGGGTAAATTGCTATGAAAAAATTGATGATAGCCTTCCATATGCTCACTATCTTATTCTTTTATGCTATAAATTCTAGTAAGGAAATAAAATAATAATCAACACAAAAACCGACACAGGAAATGCCCTAAAAAGATAAAAGCAACTTATAATCAATAGATTAAAAGTTGCTTTTGTTGGCCTACAAGGACTCGAACCTTGAATGTCGGTACCAAAAACCGGTGTGTTACCAATTACACCATAGGCCAATGCTTTTATGCGGGTGCAAATTTAATCGAAAGTTTTAATTATACAAACATTTTTTAATAAATTTTATCTTTAACAAAATTTTATGAGGTGTTTTCTAAACAGAAAAAAAGGTATCACCTACTTTTTAGTATATTTATTAGTAAATTCGCCCACAGATTATTATCAATTTTATGACATCAGAAAACTTTAAAAAGTGGAATCTCATTTTAGGATGGGTAACATTTGCAATAGCTTTAATTACCTACACTTTAACGTTAGAG is a window of Polaribacter litorisediminis DNA encoding:
- a CDS encoding helix-turn-helix domain-containing protein; translated protein: MKQPQLGKKILELRLDKGLTQTELAEKCNISLRTIQRIESTEVTPRSYTLKLIFKVLDFDGFSSSIKSENSNNSRKNVVRTILILLTTSIVSILIFKLVINSNKQSTKEVTEIIHNNQSNIKKWMNNKQVDSVLTIYNDNACILNSVCGKIQIRQMMNDIVNNDYELIEYNSISINVSDTIAVEKYKNTYRYKGKVSNQIGITEWHFKNGKWLITNDVFRD
- a CDS encoding alpha/beta hydrolase — translated: MRVKLFFILSLIILTQSCENADYEKNKELYLQEQLEFAKPISNFIKGNKYPLYILNQNDFTQKIDSLQSIFTQYLDNNKSKLDKKTFNEETVLIKLVFDKFILEYPELHKRYTGEKISLSKTNQSKLNQNLKIFNDTSFFSTRELKEYITSHIQIESDKKLGSGVFSKSDNQQLRADWSVIDKIFTNSKISDFWKHKYLDYHINNFGIKNIDKIYSSFIASCKTIEYKKSISKVYNSHKMGRDNHLIETYKEVDGFKLDMHLFIPNSEEFKGKRPTIVKFHGGSWSEGKPDWFFSTAESYAKQGWVVAVVEYRIKGRHNTYPFESVKDAKSAIRWIRENAEKYNIDSNKIIATGDSAGGHLSLAITLIENWNESTDNLRVNAVPNVIIVNAGVYDLTTRENRWITEQYENKEIAKEISPNHLLKKSPIKMLLIHGEKDRNCPYEIAVSFHKEMKKLGNDIQFHTVKNADHWIWFGKHSAEVSKITSEFIRSLNF